In one window of Reinekea forsetii DNA:
- a CDS encoding D-2-hydroxyacid dehydrogenase produces the protein MAQPVGVSDWQLYHNTRADQVLERCRDADIVVTNKVCLDQAILAALPELKFIAVAATGTNNIDLDACRAGNVRVVNATGYGTASVAEHALLLMLALSRKLPAYMAANQQQQWARSDFFCDLVAPMRTLDGKVLTLVGAGTLGNAVADRARAFGMQVVLAERPHAETIRPGYCAFEAALAQGDFVSLHCPLTDQTHELINSTTLALMKPMAILINTGRGALVNEADLLAALSTGQLAGAGLDVAATEPPAADQLIWQLAARDNVLLTPHIAWAADEAMNNLITQINDKIGQYIAHHHNPGEHAAPVGL, from the coding sequence GCGCTGTCGCGATGCCGATATAGTCGTAACCAACAAGGTTTGCCTCGATCAGGCAATCTTAGCCGCCCTGCCCGAGCTGAAATTCATCGCGGTAGCCGCCACCGGCACCAACAACATTGACTTGGACGCCTGCCGGGCGGGCAATGTCCGCGTGGTCAACGCCACCGGCTATGGCACCGCATCGGTCGCTGAGCACGCTCTGCTGTTGATGTTGGCGCTGAGCCGCAAGTTGCCCGCCTATATGGCCGCAAATCAGCAACAACAGTGGGCTCGCAGTGATTTCTTCTGTGATCTGGTCGCCCCGATGCGAACCCTGGATGGCAAGGTATTAACCCTAGTGGGTGCCGGCACGCTGGGTAATGCCGTGGCCGACCGCGCGCGCGCCTTTGGCATGCAGGTAGTGCTCGCTGAACGGCCGCACGCCGAGACGATCCGGCCGGGTTACTGCGCCTTTGAAGCGGCCCTGGCGCAAGGCGACTTCGTGTCGCTGCATTGCCCTCTCACCGACCAGACCCACGAACTGATCAATAGTACGACCCTAGCCCTAATGAAACCGATGGCCATTTTAATTAACACCGGTCGAGGCGCCCTGGTCAATGAAGCCGATCTATTAGCGGCTCTGAGCACTGGCCAACTGGCTGGGGCCGGCCTGGATGTGGCCGCAACCGAACCGCCGGCGGCGGATCAGCTGATCTGGCAATTGGCGGCCCGCGATAATGTGCTCCTCACCCCCCATATAGCATGGGCGGCGGATGAGGCGATGAACAATTTAATAACGCAGATTAATGACAAGATCGGCCAATATATCGCCCACCACCACAACCCGGGCGAACATGCGGCACCGGTTGGGCTTTAG